In Kordia antarctica, the following proteins share a genomic window:
- a CDS encoding ABC-F family ATP-binding cassette domain-containing protein — translation MISVDNIAVEFSGTTLFSDVNFVINENDKIALMGKNGAGKSTMMKIVAGAQTATRGKVNSPKDTVIAYLPQHLLMEDDCTVFDEASKAFQQIFTMRDQMEKLNKELETRTDYESDAYMKIIEQVSELGEQFYALEEINYDAEVEKALKGLGFKQDDFQRMTSEFSGGWRMRIELAKILLQKPDLILLDEPTNHIDIESVIWLEDFLVNKANAVMVISHDRAFIDNITNRTIEVTMGRIYDYKANYSHYIQLRADRRTHQIKAYQEQQRYIADNQTFIDRFKGTFSKTNQVASRVRMLEKLQIIEIDEVDNSALKLKFPPAPRSGDYPIIVEELTKKYDDHIVFKNASFSIARGEKVSFVGRNGEGKSTMIKSILGEIEQEGKCTLGHNVKVGYFAQNQASLLDQDLTIFQTVDDVAKGDVRTQIKNILGQFMFKGDDIDKKVSVLSGGEKTRLAMVKLLLEPVNLLILDEPTNHLDLRSKDILKDALKAFDGTLILVSHDRDFLQGLSQKVFEFKEKRVLEHFETIDAFLERNRIKSIKEIDLKA, via the coding sequence ATGATTAGCGTAGATAATATTGCCGTAGAATTTAGTGGAACAACCTTGTTTAGCGATGTAAATTTCGTCATTAATGAAAATGATAAAATTGCCCTAATGGGGAAAAATGGCGCAGGAAAATCCACGATGATGAAAATTGTTGCGGGCGCACAAACTGCCACACGCGGAAAGGTAAATAGTCCAAAAGACACGGTAATTGCATATTTGCCACAGCATTTGTTGATGGAAGATGATTGCACTGTGTTTGATGAAGCGTCAAAAGCTTTTCAGCAGATTTTTACAATGCGCGATCAAATGGAAAAGCTCAATAAAGAACTGGAAACGCGCACCGATTACGAAAGTGATGCGTACATGAAAATCATTGAGCAAGTTTCAGAATTGGGCGAACAATTTTACGCATTAGAAGAAATAAATTATGATGCAGAAGTTGAAAAAGCATTAAAAGGACTTGGTTTTAAACAAGATGATTTTCAACGAATGACAAGCGAATTTAGTGGCGGATGGCGTATGCGAATTGAGCTAGCAAAAATTCTACTTCAAAAACCAGATTTAATTCTGCTTGATGAACCAACGAATCATATTGACATTGAATCTGTAATTTGGTTGGAAGATTTCTTAGTAAATAAAGCTAATGCTGTAATGGTAATTTCGCATGACAGAGCATTTATTGACAACATTACAAATCGTACAATTGAAGTTACGATGGGACGTATTTACGATTACAAAGCCAACTATTCACACTATATACAATTACGCGCTGATCGTAGAACGCATCAAATAAAAGCATACCAAGAACAACAAAGATATATTGCAGACAATCAGACGTTTATTGATCGTTTTAAAGGAACATTTTCGAAGACGAACCAAGTTGCTTCACGGGTTCGAATGTTGGAAAAATTGCAAATCATTGAAATTGATGAGGTTGATAATTCAGCATTAAAACTAAAATTTCCGCCTGCGCCACGTTCTGGAGATTATCCAATTATTGTAGAAGAACTGACAAAGAAATACGACGATCATATTGTATTTAAAAATGCAAGTTTCTCTATTGCACGTGGCGAAAAAGTATCGTTTGTTGGACGAAACGGAGAAGGAAAATCGACGATGATTAAATCTATTTTAGGCGAAATTGAGCAAGAAGGAAAATGCACGCTTGGGCACAATGTGAAAGTTGGGTATTTTGCGCAAAATCAAGCTTCTTTATTAGATCAAGATTTAACTATTTTCCAAACGGTTGATGACGTTGCAAAAGGAGATGTTCGTACGCAAATCAAAAATATATTAGGTCAATTCATGTTTAAAGGCGATGATATTGACAAAAAAGTAAGTGTACTTTCTGGAGGAGAAAAAACGCGTTTGGCAATGGTAAAATTATTGTTAGAACCTGTAAACCTCTTGATTTTGGATGAACCAACAAACCATTTAGACTTACGCTCAAAAGACATTTTAAAAGACGCTTTAAAAGCATTTGATGGAACATTAATCTTAGTTTCTCACGATCGTGATTTCTTGCAAGGATTATCTCAAAAAGTATTCGAATTCAAAGAAAAACGTGTACTTGAGCACTTTGAAACGATTGATGCTTTCTTGGAGCGAAATCGAATCAAAAGTATCAAAGAAATTGATTTGAAGGCGTAA
- a CDS encoding S41 family peptidase, which yields MNIKKLLFLFVAASVVTISCTDQDDNLFSVSSDLEVQDFVWKGLNLWYFWQGEVTDLADSKLDNSENYISFLNSYPNPADLFEHLRDPDDRFSVIVSDYDILQNSQQGTSESNGVDIRYIFLNSGSSEVIGYVRYIVPNSDADGKDIRRGDIVYAVNGTSLFYNSETDNNLDLLDPTSYTFNLADLTVTNGVRSFSPNGRNIDLTKTNITENPILVTATIDVGPKKVGYIMYNQFISDFDTQLNAAFADFQGQGVTELVLDFRYNPGGFVSTAIRLGSMVTGQFDGQLFTKFRYNDKIQPQLTDEQENRYFTNSLSTGAAINSLNLTKVYVLTTGSSASASELMINSLEPYIDVRQIGTTSRGKNEASVSLYDSPSWTFGDSQLNTNHKWAMQPLISRLENSAGFSDYTDGLNPDIVLSEDLTNLGVLGDENEPLLAAALADIAAAGRPLNFNQTKIVPIEAITDTKLLRITGDRMYIDLKVGDSDDGLQNHKLIMN from the coding sequence ATGAATATAAAAAAATTGCTCTTCCTATTCGTTGCTGCTTCTGTAGTTACCATAAGTTGTACAGATCAAGATGATAATCTGTTTAGTGTATCATCTGATTTAGAAGTGCAAGACTTTGTTTGGAAAGGATTAAATCTATGGTATTTTTGGCAAGGTGAAGTAACCGATTTAGCCGATAGTAAGCTAGATAACAGTGAAAATTACATTTCTTTTTTAAACAGTTACCCAAATCCTGCCGATTTATTTGAACATTTACGTGATCCAGATGATCGTTTTAGTGTCATTGTAAGTGATTATGATATCTTACAAAATTCGCAGCAAGGAACTTCAGAATCAAATGGTGTTGACATTCGGTACATCTTTTTAAATAGTGGAAGCTCCGAAGTTATTGGATATGTGCGTTACATTGTACCAAACTCAGATGCAGACGGAAAAGATATTCGTCGTGGAGATATTGTATATGCTGTAAACGGAACAAGTTTATTCTATAATTCTGAAACAGATAACAATTTAGATTTATTAGATCCTACATCGTACACATTCAATTTAGCGGATTTAACTGTAACTAACGGCGTTCGTTCTTTTTCTCCTAACGGAAGAAACATCGATCTAACAAAAACAAACATTACAGAAAATCCTATTTTGGTAACTGCAACCATTGATGTCGGTCCAAAAAAAGTTGGATACATCATGTACAATCAATTTATTTCAGACTTTGATACACAATTAAATGCTGCTTTCGCAGATTTTCAAGGACAAGGCGTAACCGAATTAGTATTAGATTTTCGGTACAATCCAGGAGGATTCGTAAGTACAGCTATACGATTGGGAAGTATGGTTACAGGACAGTTTGATGGACAATTGTTTACAAAATTCCGTTACAATGATAAAATTCAGCCACAGCTAACGGACGAACAAGAAAATCGGTATTTCACCAATTCACTAAGTACTGGCGCGGCAATTAACAGCCTAAACTTAACCAAAGTATATGTGTTAACTACAGGAAGTTCAGCTTCTGCAAGCGAATTAATGATTAATTCATTAGAACCTTATATTGATGTAAGACAAATAGGAACAACGTCAAGAGGAAAAAATGAAGCTTCCGTTTCTTTATACGATTCGCCTTCTTGGACATTTGGCGATTCTCAATTGAATACAAATCACAAATGGGCAATGCAACCGTTAATTTCTCGCTTGGAAAATAGCGCAGGTTTTTCAGACTATACAGATGGATTGAATCCAGATATTGTACTTTCAGAAGATTTAACCAATTTAGGAGTTCTAGGAGATGAAAACGAACCTTTACTAGCAGCTGCTTTGGCAGATATCGCTGCGGCTGGAAGACCATTAAACTTCAACCAAACTAAAATAGTTCCTATTGAAGCAATTACAGATACAAAATTGCTCAGAATTACTGGAGATCGTATGTATATCGATTTAAAAGTTGGCGATAGCGACGACGGATTACAAAATCATAAATTGATTATGAACTAA
- a CDS encoding TonB-dependent receptor plug domain-containing protein, producing the protein MKKTVLSVSALLLACTSVFAQQQDEKEQLDEVVISDSRHALKRENSGKTVITISSEEITKNQGKTVAEVINTKSGIEILGSRSNAGQNLSYFVRGGNNRQVLILIDGIQVNDPSSIANDFDLRLLALDQIESIEIVKGASSTLYGSGAATAVISITTKKASEDSIALRVNSSFGTNQSQDDSDYNVNDFSNSVRVDGTADKLTYVVGFGHQNTDGLSAVIGKESDRFSRINTNVKLGYKFSNAFEASIFGTLDKFKSDYDNSFPIADADFTSESEQFRFGIAPKYTYKNGSVTLNAAYTKIDREFKSNFPSTFEGETIALDIYNKYDFNNKFYTVVGLNYIDNQTEFIEEKSSSIVDPYVNVVYVSEVGLNVNAGARMNNHSEYGSHFTYNLNPSYRMPFGKGYAKVFGSYSTSFIAPSLSQLFGNFGANPDLAPEENTTLEGGVEVKLSDNLRLSAVYFNRKEENFIDYVVTDFTTFAGEYQNISDEFTVNGFEFEVTATPIENLTVNANYTFTEKKDVKVLRIPKHKANLNVAYAFTSKTNAGLSYQFTSDRLDTDFSTFQDVTLDSFNLIGANVNHQFSKHLSGFLTVSNIFNEEYTEIIGFTTRGTNVRVGFSLNL; encoded by the coding sequence ATGAAAAAAACAGTACTATCTGTTAGTGCTTTGTTATTGGCGTGTACTTCGGTATTTGCACAACAGCAAGACGAAAAAGAACAATTGGATGAAGTTGTCATTTCAGATTCACGACATGCATTGAAACGTGAAAATTCTGGAAAAACCGTGATTACGATTTCTAGCGAAGAAATTACAAAGAATCAAGGAAAAACAGTTGCCGAAGTTATCAATACCAAAAGTGGAATTGAAATTTTGGGAAGTAGAAGTAACGCAGGACAAAACTTGAGTTATTTTGTGCGTGGCGGAAACAACCGACAAGTATTAATTTTGATTGATGGAATTCAGGTAAATGATCCTTCTTCTATTGCAAATGATTTCGATTTACGTTTGTTAGCATTGGATCAAATTGAATCTATCGAAATTGTAAAAGGTGCTTCGAGTACGCTCTACGGAAGTGGCGCGGCAACAGCAGTTATCAGTATTACAACTAAAAAAGCTTCGGAAGATTCGATTGCGTTGCGTGTGAATAGTTCTTTTGGAACGAATCAATCACAAGACGATTCCGATTATAATGTGAATGATTTTTCAAATAGTGTTCGAGTTGATGGAACTGCTGATAAATTGACATATGTTGTTGGTTTTGGTCATCAAAATACAGACGGATTATCTGCTGTTATTGGAAAAGAAAGCGATCGTTTTTCAAGAATCAATACAAATGTGAAGCTTGGATATAAATTTTCTAATGCTTTTGAAGCAAGTATTTTTGGAACTTTAGATAAATTTAAAAGTGATTATGATAATTCATTTCCAATAGCTGATGCTGATTTTACAAGTGAAAGCGAACAATTTCGTTTCGGAATCGCTCCAAAATACACCTACAAAAATGGTAGTGTAACGTTAAATGCGGCGTATACTAAAATTGATCGTGAGTTTAAATCAAATTTTCCATCTACGTTTGAAGGTGAAACAATTGCATTGGATATTTACAACAAATACGACTTCAATAACAAGTTTTACACTGTTGTTGGATTGAATTATATTGACAATCAAACTGAATTTATTGAAGAAAAATCTTCTTCAATTGTAGATCCATATGTAAATGTTGTCTATGTTTCTGAAGTTGGATTGAATGTAAACGCTGGCGCGCGAATGAACAATCATAGCGAATACGGAAGTCACTTTACGTACAATTTGAATCCATCGTACAGAATGCCATTCGGAAAAGGATATGCAAAAGTATTCGGTTCATATAGTACATCATTTATTGCGCCTTCATTGTCGCAATTATTTGGAAATTTTGGAGCAAATCCAGATTTAGCACCAGAAGAAAACACAACATTAGAAGGTGGAGTAGAAGTGAAGTTGTCTGATAATTTACGTCTAAGCGCTGTTTATTTCAACAGAAAAGAAGAAAATTTCATTGATTATGTAGTGACTGATTTTACTACGTTTGCAGGCGAATATCAAAATATTTCTGATGAGTTTACCGTAAATGGTTTCGAATTTGAAGTTACGGCTACGCCAATTGAAAATTTAACTGTGAACGCAAATTATACATTTACTGAGAAAAAAGATGTAAAGGTATTGCGAATTCCTAAGCACAAAGCAAACTTAAATGTTGCATATGCGTTTACGTCAAAAACAAATGCTGGTTTGTCATACCAATTTACATCAGATCGTTTGGATACAGATTTCTCAACATTTCAAGATGTAACCTTGGATTCTTTCAACTTGATTGGCGCAAATGTGAATCATCAATTTAGCAAGCATTTAAGTGGGTTTTTAACCGTTTCAAATATCTTTAATGAAGAGTATACAGAAATTATAGGATTTACTACAAGAGGAACAAACGTTCGCGTTGGATTTTCTTTGAATCTATAA
- a CDS encoding ABC transporter substrate-binding protein, which yields MQQFKSIYYLFFLFCVFIFSCKTEKKETPQNKLPTPAVTEKTTNAISHAKGFTIKKQGNITLIKVFSPWPDADKDFTYALIPREKAASIVLDRDAYDAIVLTPVERIVVTSTTHIPMLEMLGAEKTLVGFPDTSYISSEKTRALIDAGSVKDIGQNDQINIELLIDLQPELVIGFSINNTNPTYKTIQKANIPVVYNGDWTEKTPLGRAEWIRFFAPFFQKEAKAIEVFNAIEENYNEAKELAQKATTKPTILSGAMYKDIWYLPAGESFQAQFLKDANADYIWSTSEGTGSLSLSLESVLDKASEAEIWIGPNHYKSYKEMGEASKHYAQFAPFKNKKIFSAANTLGETGGTIYYELAPTRPDIVLKDIIKAIHPEVLPNYEPYFFKPLK from the coding sequence ATGCAACAATTCAAATCTATTTACTACCTATTTTTCCTTTTCTGTGTTTTTATTTTTTCGTGTAAAACGGAAAAGAAAGAAACTCCTCAGAACAAATTGCCAACTCCTGCTGTTACTGAAAAAACAACGAATGCAATTTCACATGCAAAGGGGTTTACGATTAAAAAACAAGGAAATATCACACTTATAAAAGTATTTTCACCTTGGCCAGATGCTGACAAAGATTTTACATATGCGTTAATTCCGAGAGAAAAAGCGGCTTCAATTGTGTTAGATCGTGACGCGTATGACGCAATTGTGTTGACGCCAGTTGAACGCATTGTAGTAACTTCTACAACGCACATTCCAATGTTGGAAATGCTTGGCGCAGAAAAAACGTTGGTTGGTTTTCCTGATACTAGTTATATTTCTTCTGAAAAAACACGCGCATTGATTGATGCTGGAAGCGTAAAAGATATTGGGCAAAACGATCAAATTAATATTGAATTATTGATTGATTTACAACCAGAACTTGTGATTGGTTTTTCTATCAATAATACTAATCCGACGTATAAAACGATTCAAAAAGCGAATATTCCTGTGGTTTATAATGGCGATTGGACAGAGAAAACACCTTTAGGAAGAGCTGAATGGATTCGATTTTTCGCACCATTTTTCCAAAAAGAAGCAAAAGCTATCGAAGTTTTTAACGCGATTGAAGAAAATTACAATGAAGCTAAAGAATTAGCGCAAAAAGCTACTACGAAACCAACTATTTTAAGTGGTGCAATGTATAAAGATATTTGGTATTTGCCTGCAGGCGAAAGTTTTCAAGCGCAGTTTTTGAAAGATGCAAATGCCGATTATATTTGGTCAACTTCTGAAGGAACGGGAAGTTTATCGTTAAGTTTAGAAAGTGTTTTAGACAAAGCAAGTGAAGCAGAAATTTGGATTGGTCCAAACCATTATAAAAGTTATAAAGAAATGGGAGAAGCAAGCAAACATTATGCACAATTTGCTCCTTTTAAAAATAAAAAAATATTTAGTGCGGCAAATACGCTTGGAGAAACTGGCGGAACCATCTATTATGAATTGGCACCAACACGACCAGATATTGTTCTAAAAGACATCATAAAAGCAATACATCCTGAAGTTTTACCAAACTATGAACCTTACTTTTTTAAACCTTTAAAATAA
- a CDS encoding RNA polymerase sigma factor has product MKQADFLHMILPFKDKLYRLAKRLLVSSEEAEDATQEVLLKLWSKKTKIETYTNVEAFAMTMTKNYCLDKLKSKQASNLKLVHSNYTDENTSLERELELKDSVNFVHEIMNQLPDQQKIIIQLRDIEQYDFEEIAKVVNMNPTAIRVALSRARKYIREELTKKHNYGVS; this is encoded by the coding sequence ATGAAACAGGCAGATTTTTTACATATGATATTGCCTTTTAAAGACAAATTGTACCGATTGGCAAAGCGGTTGCTAGTTTCCAGTGAAGAAGCTGAAGACGCAACTCAAGAAGTATTATTGAAATTATGGTCGAAAAAAACGAAGATTGAAACGTATACTAATGTAGAAGCTTTTGCAATGACAATGACTAAAAATTACTGTTTGGACAAATTAAAATCAAAGCAAGCAAGCAATTTAAAGTTAGTTCACAGTAATTATACAGATGAAAATACATCGTTAGAACGAGAATTAGAATTAAAAGATAGTGTCAATTTTGTTCATGAAATTATGAATCAATTACCAGATCAGCAAAAAATCATTATTCAACTCAGAGATATTGAGCAATATGATTTTGAAGAAATTGCAAAAGTGGTAAATATGAATCCAACCGCAATACGCGTAGCATTATCAAGAGCAAGAAAGTACATAAGAGAAGAACTCACAAAAAAACACAACTATGGAGTTAGTTAA
- a CDS encoding FecCD family ABC transporter permease encodes MPTQKSYRLTFIILSIVLISCFLINISLGSVAIPLKGIFAAFTGGEIDKETWRITILDIRFPKAIAAVLVGFGLSLSGLLMQTLFRNPLAGPFVLGLSSGASLGVALLIMGASAFGGFFGTLLLSDYSLVIAASLGSFLVLLTVIAVSYRVKDTMSILIIGLMFGSITGAIVSVLTYFSDADELKQFMMWTLGSLGNLDWEELSILGSLIVAGIGLSIVSIKSLNAFLLGENYARSLGINIKTSRYIIIIATSFMAGSCTAFVGPIAFIGLAVPHITRLFFNTTNHKILVPSVCLIGAILMLICDSIAQVPFSEITLPINAITSIIGAPVVIWLLVRKRKMIF; translated from the coding sequence TTGCCAACTCAAAAATCATATCGTCTCACGTTTATCATTCTCAGTATTGTATTGATTAGTTGTTTTCTGATTAATATTAGTTTGGGTTCAGTAGCGATTCCGTTGAAAGGAATTTTTGCAGCATTTACAGGTGGCGAAATTGACAAAGAAACGTGGCGAATTACCATTTTAGACATTCGATTTCCAAAAGCCATTGCAGCAGTTTTGGTCGGTTTTGGATTGTCGCTAAGCGGATTATTGATGCAAACATTATTCAGAAATCCACTTGCTGGACCTTTTGTCTTAGGATTGAGTTCTGGCGCAAGTTTAGGAGTTGCGTTGTTAATTATGGGCGCATCAGCTTTTGGTGGATTTTTCGGAACGTTATTATTATCAGATTACAGTTTGGTAATTGCGGCAAGTTTGGGAAGTTTTTTGGTGTTATTGACGGTAATTGCAGTTTCTTATCGCGTAAAAGATACGATGTCTATTCTTATTATCGGATTGATGTTTGGAAGCATAACTGGCGCAATTGTAAGCGTTTTGACCTATTTTAGTGATGCGGACGAATTGAAGCAATTTATGATGTGGACACTCGGTTCATTAGGAAATTTAGATTGGGAAGAACTGAGTATTCTTGGTAGTTTGATTGTTGCCGGAATTGGATTGAGTATTGTTTCTATAAAATCATTGAATGCCTTTCTTTTGGGCGAAAATTACGCACGTAGTTTAGGAATTAATATTAAAACTTCTCGGTATATAATTATTATTGCGACTAGCTTTATGGCAGGAAGTTGTACTGCTTTTGTAGGACCAATTGCTTTTATTGGTTTGGCAGTTCCGCATATAACTCGCTTGTTTTTTAACACGACAAATCATAAAATTTTAGTTCCAAGTGTTTGTTTAATTGGTGCAATTTTAATGCTAATTTGTGATAGTATTGCGCAAGTTCCGTTTAGTGAAATTACATTGCCAATTAACGCGATTACGTCAATAATTGGCGCGCCTGTTGTGATTTGGTTGTTAGTCAGAAAACGAAAGATGATTTTTTAA